From a single Streptomyces sp. NBC_00377 genomic region:
- a CDS encoding MarR family transcriptional regulator gives MSGYQLLARDLAACGRDGFTGEVRVLGSPGGTFHLHGGLVVAVESPGAPAPEALLLRSGRIGGEEWAGLVRESGGARWPAAGLIAHGYAGAAQLRVVCAMALQDAAFAVVAGSVDDCERGPVAGPPPAPVAVGEPPTRLLQTASRKLGALLELPYPVRPDRERPVPASLSYSAARLGVLQRELLAHADGRRTARDLAFRTGRGVYTVTVEVARMLGEGLLECGDTPHPIPVRLPPDGSGVRPREPAPPPPRQPPAPDATALPRRRPGASGINETLTPERNGTGWKEFFRLRNPTAR, from the coding sequence ATGTCGGGCTACCAACTGCTGGCACGCGACCTTGCCGCGTGCGGCCGGGACGGCTTCACCGGGGAAGTGCGCGTCCTCGGTTCGCCCGGCGGGACCTTCCATCTGCACGGCGGGCTGGTCGTCGCGGTCGAGTCGCCGGGCGCGCCCGCGCCCGAGGCACTGCTGCTGCGCTCCGGGCGGATCGGCGGCGAGGAGTGGGCCGGGCTGGTGCGGGAGTCGGGCGGCGCGCGCTGGCCGGCCGCCGGGCTGATCGCCCACGGCTACGCGGGGGCCGCCCAGCTCCGGGTGGTCTGCGCGATGGCTCTCCAGGACGCCGCGTTCGCGGTCGTCGCGGGCAGCGTCGACGACTGCGAACGCGGTCCGGTGGCCGGCCCGCCGCCCGCCCCGGTCGCCGTGGGTGAACCGCCCACCCGGCTGCTCCAGACGGCGTCCCGCAAGCTCGGCGCGCTTCTCGAACTGCCGTACCCCGTGCGCCCGGACCGGGAGCGGCCCGTGCCGGCTTCCCTGTCGTACTCGGCCGCCCGGCTCGGTGTGCTGCAACGCGAGCTGCTCGCCCACGCCGACGGCCGGCGCACCGCCCGCGACCTCGCCTTCCGTACCGGGCGCGGGGTCTACACGGTCACCGTCGAGGTGGCCCGGATGCTGGGCGAGGGGCTCCTGGAGTGCGGTGACACCCCGCATCCCATCCCCGTCCGGCTGCCGCCCGACGGGTCCGGCGTACGCCCCCGCGAACCGGCGCCGCCCCCGCCCAGGCAGCCGCCGGCGCCGGACGCGACGGCCCTGCCCCGTCGCCGTCCCGGAGCCAGCGGCATCAACGAGACCCTCACCCCGGAACGGAACGGCACCGGCTGGAAGGAGTTCTTCCGCCTGCGGAATCCGACGGCGAGATGA
- a CDS encoding AI-2E family transporter, with product MSRVPGWLGRLGAGLSEMGERLDERRAEVEREGREGADAPEPTPPDVTAPPSEAHPEEHPPFVPRPDPAQAVPWGVRVAAEAGWRLLVLAGTVWVLMKVITAVQLVVMAFVVALLLTALLEPTVARLKRAGVPGGAATALTAILGFVVIGLMGWFVTWQVMANIDNLSDQVQDGIDDLRRWLLNSPFHVTDKQINGIAKNLRDAIGDNTDSITSAGLEGVTVVVEGLTGILLAFFSTIFLLYDGRRIWQWTLKLVPAAARPGVAGAGPRAWATLTAYVRGTVIVALIDAIFIGLGIYFLDVPMAVPLAVFIFLFSFIPLVGAVASGALAVVVALVTQGVFTAVMTLAVVLAVQQIEGHILQPFILGRAVRVHPLAVVLTVAAGGMVAGIGGAVVAVPLVAVTNTVVGYLHAYSREQALRNAPRPRGATAVGVAPVTAPVASPADAPTVSGALSPEGSPVPSAAPSAASEDEVR from the coding sequence ATGTCGCGAGTGCCAGGGTGGCTCGGCCGGCTCGGTGCCGGTCTGAGCGAGATGGGTGAGCGGCTCGACGAACGGCGCGCCGAGGTCGAGCGGGAGGGGCGGGAGGGCGCCGACGCGCCGGAACCGACGCCTCCCGACGTCACCGCGCCGCCCTCCGAGGCCCACCCGGAGGAGCACCCGCCCTTCGTCCCGCGTCCCGATCCCGCGCAGGCCGTGCCGTGGGGGGTCAGGGTCGCCGCCGAGGCGGGCTGGCGACTGCTGGTGCTCGCGGGGACCGTCTGGGTCCTGATGAAGGTCATCACCGCGGTCCAACTGGTCGTCATGGCCTTCGTGGTCGCGCTGCTCCTCACCGCGCTCCTGGAGCCCACCGTGGCGCGGCTGAAGCGGGCCGGGGTTCCCGGCGGCGCCGCCACCGCGCTGACGGCGATCCTCGGGTTCGTCGTGATCGGCCTGATGGGCTGGTTCGTGACGTGGCAGGTCATGGCGAACATCGACAACCTCTCCGACCAGGTCCAGGACGGCATCGACGACCTGCGCCGCTGGCTGCTGAACAGCCCCTTCCACGTCACCGACAAACAGATCAACGGCATCGCCAAGAACCTGCGCGACGCCATCGGCGACAACACCGACTCGATCACCTCGGCGGGCCTGGAGGGCGTCACCGTCGTCGTCGAGGGGCTGACCGGCATCCTCCTGGCGTTCTTCTCGACCATCTTCCTGCTCTACGACGGCCGACGGATCTGGCAGTGGACGCTCAAGCTGGTCCCGGCCGCCGCCCGGCCCGGCGTGGCCGGCGCGGGCCCGCGGGCCTGGGCGACGCTCACCGCGTATGTGCGCGGCACGGTGATCGTCGCGTTGATCGACGCCATCTTCATCGGCCTCGGCATCTACTTCCTCGACGTGCCGATGGCCGTCCCGCTGGCCGTGTTCATCTTCCTGTTCTCCTTCATCCCGCTCGTCGGCGCGGTCGCCTCCGGCGCGCTGGCGGTCGTGGTCGCGCTGGTCACGCAGGGCGTGTTCACGGCGGTGATGACGCTGGCGGTCGTCCTCGCCGTCCAACAGATCGAGGGCCACATCCTCCAGCCGTTCATCCTGGGCCGCGCGGTACGGGTCCACCCGCTGGCGGTGGTCCTGACGGTCGCCGCAGGCGGCATGGTGGCGGGAATCGGCGGCGCGGTCGTGGCGGTGCCCCTGGTGGCCGTGACGAACACGGTCGTGGGCTATCTGCACGCCTACTCCCGTGAACAGGCACTGCGCAACGCGCCCCGGCCGAGGGGCGCGACGGCGGTGGGCGTGGCGCCCGTGACGGCGCCCGTGGCCTCCCCGGCGGATGCGCCGACGGTCTCCGGGGCCCTTTCCCCGGAGGGCTCCCCGGTGCCCTCCGCGGCCCCTTCCGCGGCGTCGGAGGACGAGGTCCGGTGA
- a CDS encoding transglycosylase SLT domain-containing protein, translated as MSRISARGFAVASATAVTTVGAVMGVAQGSVAQPNDDAEASAGESTLLADLPVGQQARVQTASLTQQADVQAISADTTARKAAEESARKQAAKDAVAKQKAAVAKEKAAKEAKEAKDKAAAQTKAATEIASTSSAGDFPQQASYSVSEVQAIARQMVPSGQFQCFSNIVDHESTWNYRAVNPSSGAYGLVQAYPGSKMSSAGADWRTNPATQIKWGLNYMNVRYGSPCDAWDYWLANGSY; from the coding sequence GTGAGCCGGATATCGGCCCGGGGATTCGCCGTGGCCTCGGCCACCGCGGTCACCACTGTGGGCGCTGTCATGGGAGTCGCCCAGGGCAGCGTGGCCCAGCCCAACGACGACGCCGAGGCGTCGGCGGGCGAATCGACCCTCCTCGCCGACTTACCGGTAGGACAGCAGGCCCGGGTACAGACGGCCTCGCTGACCCAGCAGGCCGACGTCCAGGCCATCTCGGCGGACACCACCGCCAGGAAGGCGGCGGAGGAATCCGCCCGCAAGCAGGCGGCGAAGGACGCGGTGGCCAAGCAGAAGGCCGCCGTGGCCAAGGAGAAGGCCGCCAAGGAAGCCAAGGAAGCCAAGGACAAGGCGGCCGCGCAGACCAAGGCGGCAACCGAGATCGCCTCGACCTCCTCGGCCGGTGACTTCCCGCAGCAGGCGTCGTACAGCGTGTCCGAGGTGCAGGCGATCGCCCGTCAGATGGTGCCCAGCGGCCAGTTCCAGTGCTTCAGCAACATCGTGGACCACGAGTCCACCTGGAACTACCGGGCGGTCAACCCCTCCTCGGGCGCCTACGGTCTCGTCCAGGCCTATCCCGGGTCGAAGATGTCGTCCGCCGGCGCCGACTGGCGGACCAACCCGGCCACCCAGATCAAGTGGGGCCTGAACTACATGAACGTCCGCTACGGCAGCCCCTGCGACGCCTGGGACTACTGGCTGGCCAACGGCTCGTACTGA
- a CDS encoding transglycosylase SLT domain-containing protein encodes MSRISVRGFAVASATAVTAVGSVVGVASGSVAQANDAEATASDATLLADIPAGQQAQVQTASLTQQANVQAIAADEGAKKDAEEAARMAAAKSAVAKKKAAEKAAKERAEAKTKASRSAGDFPIQGSYSIAQIQAMAAQMVPSGQFQCFSNIVDHESSWNYHAVNASSGAYGLFQALPAGKYASAGSDWQTNPATQIKWGLNYMDSRYGSPCEAWSFWQANHWY; translated from the coding sequence GTGAGCCGGATCTCGGTCCGGGGATTCGCAGTGGCTTCGGCCACGGCGGTCACCGCTGTCGGAAGCGTCGTCGGCGTTGCCTCGGGAAGTGTCGCGCAGGCCAACGACGCAGAAGCGACGGCAAGCGACGCGACGCTCCTCGCTGACATACCTGCCGGCCAGCAGGCCCAGGTGCAGACGGCGTCCCTGACGCAGCAGGCCAACGTACAGGCCATTGCCGCGGACGAGGGCGCGAAGAAGGACGCCGAGGAAGCGGCCCGCATGGCCGCCGCCAAGTCGGCCGTCGCGAAGAAGAAGGCCGCCGAGAAGGCCGCCAAGGAGCGCGCGGAGGCCAAGACCAAGGCCAGCCGCAGCGCGGGCGACTTCCCGATCCAGGGCTCCTACTCCATCGCGCAGATCCAGGCGATGGCGGCGCAGATGGTGCCCAGCGGTCAGTTCCAGTGCTTCAGCAACATCGTGGACCACGAGTCCAGCTGGAACTACCACGCCGTGAACGCCTCGTCCGGCGCCTACGGACTCTTCCAGGCCCTGCCCGCCGGCAAGTACGCGTCGGCCGGCTCCGACTGGCAGACCAACCCGGCCACCCAGATCAAGTGGGGCCTCAACTACATGGACAGCCGGTACGGCAGCCCCTGTGAGGCGTGGTCGTTCTGGCAGGCCAACCACTGGTACTGA